A single Oncorhynchus kisutch isolate 150728-3 linkage group LG19, Okis_V2, whole genome shotgun sequence DNA region contains:
- the LOC109883153 gene encoding E3 ubiquitin-protein ligase RNF12-A-like: protein MEGSDSSEPGASDQPEAQRRRQRDRLDREEAFYQFVNNLSEADYRLMRDNNLLGTPGEITAEELLSRLQQIKDGPEQQQPSINTSETGEATGEPTEPAEGPEDPSNGDTLLDWLNTVRRTGNTTRSGHRGNQSWRAVSRTNPNSGDFRFSLEINVNRNLAEQQARAEGETGEGEAQEEGPAEAPGDGVEAVVGVEVQAGTGAGTGAGTGAGTGAGTGAGTGAGTEAGTEAGTEAGTEAGTEAGTEAGTEAGTEAGTEAGTEAGTEAGTEAGTEAGTEAGTGAPMETGEVLEEPVVEEMAVIVEPEAEMEPEAEVEAEMVPELVVEVVPQPPSPVTATPPVSRPASPLVQAAPAPPSPPPEEPPRRGQRRARSRSPEQRRTRARTTRSRSPLTLDRLDGLPRHVSNTAPSHSPPTLPPQAPAEGSSRTRQHVLSRQSTAEYEVQSAGTGSGNAPEPVTTPPQEGEAAGGEGAAGRRPPTIMLDLQVRRVRPGEYRQRDSIANRTRSRSQNSNNTFLYESERGGFRRTFSRSERAGVRTYVSTIRIPIRRISDAGLGEATSMALQTMIRQIMTGFGELSYFMDSDSDSSDSNRGGGNPTGAADLAEALNTPDGGVAGMAEGAEPPVSVGGPSVGGAGEARTEEGEEGVGVGLAPGIGLGVGGTPREGRARPRAPISLEEPGSLPFLRLAHFFLLNDEDEEQPRGLTKEQIDNLSTRNFGESDALKTCSVCITEYAEGNKLRKLPCSHEYHVHCIDRWLSENSTCPICRRAVLVSANRESVV, encoded by the exons ATGGAGGGCTCCGACAGTTCCGAGCCGGGCGCCAGTGACCAACCAGAGGCTCAGCGCAGGCGGCAACGGGACCGGCTAGACCGGGAGGAGGCCTTCTACCAGTTTGTCAACAACCTGAGTGAGGCAGACTACCGGCTGATGAGAGACAACAACCTGCTGGGTACCCCAG GTGAGATCACAGCAGAGGAGTTGTTGAGTCGGCTGCAGCAGATTAAGGATGGACCAGAGCAGCAGCAGCCTAGCATCAACACCAGTGAGACTGGAGAAGCTACAGGAG AACCGACAGAACCTGCGGAAGGTCCAGAGGACCCGTCTAACGGCGACACCCTCTTGGATTGGCTGAACACCGTCAGGCGGACAGGCAACACCACCCGCAGTGGTCACCGAGGCAACCAGTCATGGCGGGCAGTGAGCCGGACCAACCCAAACAGCGGAGACTTCCGGTTCAGTCTGGAGATCAACGTTAACCGTAACCTGGCTGAGCAGCAGGCCCGCGCGGAGGGGGAGACGGGCGAGGGGGAGGCCCAGGAGGAAGGCCCAGCAGAAGCACCTGGCGATGGGGTGGAGGCAGTGGTCGGAGTGGAGGTCCAGGCAGGGACTGGGGCAGGGACTGGGGCAGGGACTGGGGCAGGGACTGGGGCAGGGACTGGGGCAGGGACTGGGGCAGGGACTGAGGCAGGGACTGAGGCAGGGACTGAGGCAGGGACTGAGGCAGGGACTGAGGCAGGGACTGAGGCAGGGACTGAGGCAGGGACTGAGGCAGGGACTGAGGCAGGGACTGAGGCAGGGACTGAGGCAGGGACTGAGGCAGGGACTGAGGCAGGGACTGAGGCAGGGACTGGGGCGCCCATGGAGACAGGAGAGGTGCTGGAGGAACCAGTTGTGGAGGAGATGGCTGTCATAGTGGAACCAGAAGCGGAGATGGAGCCAGAGGCTGAAGTAGAAGCAGAGATGGTCCCAGAgttagtagtagaggtagtcCCACAGCCGCCCAGCCCTGTCACCGCCACCCCTCCTGTCTCCAGACCGGCCAGTCCCCTGGTACAGGCCGCCCCCGCCCCCCCCAGCCCGCCCCCTGAGGAGCCTCCCCGACGTGGCCAGAGACGAGCCCGCAGCCGTAGCCCTGAGCAGCGCCGGACCAGGGCTCGCACCACACGGAGCCGTTCCCCTCTCACCCTGGACCGACTGGACGGCCTCCCCCGCCACGTGTCCAACACCGCCCCTTCACACAGCCCCCCCACCCTGCCCCCCCAGGCCCCGGCAGAGGGAAGCTCACGGACTCGACAGCATGTTCTGTCCCGGCAAAGCACTGCAGAGTACGAAGTCCAGTCAGCCGGAACAGGGTCTGGGAACGCCCCAGAGCCCGTTACCACCCCACCCCAGGAGGGAGAGGCCGCGGGCGGGGAGGGAGCAGCAGGACGACGCCCCCCCACTATCATGCTGGACCTGCAGGTGCGTCGTGTTCGTCCAGGTGAGTACCGTCAGAGGGACAGCATTGCTAACAGAACCCGCTCACGCTCCCAGAACTCCAACAACACCTTCCTGTacgagagtgagaggggggggttCCGCAGGACCTTCTCCCGGTCCGAGCGTGCGGGTGTGAGGACGTACGTCAGCACCATCAGGATCCCCATCAGGAGGATCAGTGATGCAGGGTTGGGAGAGGCCACCTCCATGGCTCTGCAGACCATGATACGACAGATCATGACTGGCTTCGGAGAGCTCAGCTACTTCATGGACTCAGACTCTGACTCCTCGGACTCAAACCGTGGCGGTGGTAACCCCACTGGCGCTGCCGACCTAGCAGAGGCGCTCAACACTCCCGACGGGGGAGTAGCTGGTATGGCGGAGGGGGCGGagcctcctgtctcagtgggtgggcctagtGTGGGAGGAGCTGGGGAGGcaaggacagaggagggggaagagggggttgGTGTAGGTCTGGCCCCAGGGATAGGTTTAGGGGTGGGGGGCACCCCCAGGGAGGGGCGAGCTCGGCCCCGTGCCCCCATCAGTCTGGAGGAACCAGGGTCACTACCCTTCCTCCGCCTTGCTCACTTCTTCCTCctgaatgatgaggatgaggaACAGCCCAGAGGACTCACCAAGGAGCAGATCGACAACCTCTCCACCAGGAACTTTGGGGAGAGTGATGCTCTGAAGACCTGCAGTGTGTGTATCACAGAGTATGCTGAGGGGAACAAGTTGAGGAAGTTGCCCTGTTCTCATGAGTACCATGTTCACTGTATCGACCGCTGGTTGTCTGAGAACTCCACCTGTCCTATCTGCCGCAGGGCCGTGTTGGTGTCTGCTAACCGGGAGAGTGTGGTCTAA